The Shewanella sp. MTB7 genome includes a window with the following:
- the sppA gene encoding signal peptide peptidase SppA, with product MSAKPSLIKKLFVLLWKTINGTRKLILNVIFFGLLIAIIVAMNIDESVNIETGSALVLNLSGSIVEQQKQVDPIKAAMQSTKDHNVDGEILLADVLNVIDNAAHDTRISSIVLNTGHLQSTGISKLQSIGDALTRFKESGKPVIAISNWYGQNQYFLASYADTIYLNPQGGVEMEGLSRYRQYYKSALDKLKIKAHIFRVGTFKSAVEPYIRDDMSPAAKEANLALLTDIWGSYQEVVSLNREIADEDLVLSAERYMAELDKAEGKSAQMALNMNWVDELATAETFRLKMLDLVGEASENAQFRQIGFHDYLSLTALHPQLLTNDTVGIVIAKGTILNGNQPAGSIGGESTSELLRKARFDDNVKAVVLRVDSPGGSAFASEQIRQEVLALKTAGKPVVVSMGSYAASGGYWISASADYIYATPTTLTGSIGIFGMVTTFEDSLSSIGVHTDGVATSQWAGVSVTKGLTPEIKDVIQRHIERGYRDFISLVATEREMSFDDVDNIAQGRVWSGKKAVTLGLVDELGDLKQAVAKAAEMAQLDDFDSEIIEQELTPQELFIQEMLASAAMYLPQSASHSSVLEQLFSQWSSAIDEFRSFDDPNGMYLYCDSCSF from the coding sequence ATGTCCGCAAAACCCTCATTAATAAAAAAATTATTTGTGCTTTTATGGAAAACCATTAATGGAACTCGAAAGTTAATTCTTAATGTTATTTTTTTCGGTCTTCTTATCGCTATCATTGTTGCAATGAACATAGATGAAAGCGTCAATATTGAAACAGGTTCAGCATTGGTACTTAACTTATCTGGTTCTATTGTTGAACAACAGAAACAGGTAGATCCTATCAAAGCGGCCATGCAGAGCACTAAAGATCATAACGTCGATGGCGAGATATTGCTGGCCGATGTACTGAACGTCATCGACAATGCTGCCCACGACACTCGTATTTCATCGATAGTATTGAATACCGGACATCTTCAATCGACCGGAATAAGCAAATTGCAATCTATTGGTGATGCTTTAACCCGTTTCAAAGAATCAGGCAAGCCTGTCATCGCCATATCAAATTGGTATGGTCAAAATCAGTACTTTCTCGCAAGTTATGCCGACACCATCTATCTCAACCCACAAGGCGGTGTTGAGATGGAAGGATTGAGCCGTTATCGACAATATTATAAGTCAGCACTGGATAAGCTTAAAATTAAGGCTCATATCTTTCGCGTTGGCACATTTAAATCGGCAGTTGAACCCTATATCCGCGATGATATGTCTCCTGCAGCTAAAGAAGCCAACTTGGCCTTGTTGACCGATATCTGGGGCAGTTACCAAGAGGTTGTTTCCCTCAATCGTGAGATCGCAGATGAAGATCTCGTACTCAGTGCTGAACGCTACATGGCAGAACTGGATAAAGCGGAAGGAAAATCAGCGCAGATGGCGCTCAACATGAACTGGGTAGATGAATTAGCGACAGCAGAAACCTTCAGGCTCAAGATGTTGGATCTCGTTGGTGAAGCCAGTGAAAATGCTCAATTTAGACAAATTGGTTTTCATGACTACCTGAGTCTAACGGCACTTCATCCCCAATTACTCACTAACGACACTGTCGGCATTGTTATCGCCAAAGGGACTATTCTCAACGGCAACCAACCTGCTGGTTCCATTGGCGGAGAGAGCACCTCTGAATTGCTTAGAAAAGCGCGCTTTGATGATAATGTTAAAGCCGTTGTATTACGAGTTGATAGCCCTGGTGGCAGTGCTTTTGCTTCTGAGCAAATAAGACAAGAAGTACTGGCACTGAAAACTGCAGGCAAGCCTGTCGTTGTCAGTATGGGCAGTTACGCAGCATCAGGCGGCTACTGGATCTCTGCCAGTGCCGATTACATTTATGCCACACCAACCACTCTCACTGGCTCTATTGGTATCTTCGGTATGGTGACCACCTTTGAAGACTCATTATCTAGCATAGGTGTACACACCGATGGTGTTGCCACATCTCAGTGGGCAGGTGTTTCTGTCACTAAAGGACTCACTCCTGAGATAAAAGATGTCATCCAACGGCATATTGAACGTGGGTATCGCGACTTTATATCATTAGTCGCAACCGAACGCGAAATGAGTTTTGATGATGTCGACAATATTGCACAGGGTCGGGTTTGGTCTGGTAAAAAAGCGGTCACTCTGGGTCTAGTCGATGAGTTAGGCGATCTAAAGCAAGCAGTCGCTAAAGCTGCAGAGATGGCACAACTGGACGATTTTGACAGTGAGATAATAGAACAAGAGTTAACGCCCCAGGAGCTATTTATACAAGAGATGTTAGCTTCAGCAGCAATGTATCTGCCACAATCGGCGAGTCACAGTTCCGTGCTTGAACAACTATTCTCGCAATGGTCCAGTGCGATAGATGAGTTCAGATCATTCGATGATCCTAATGGCATGTATCTGTATTGCGACAGTTGTAGCTTCTAA
- a CDS encoding NADPH-dependent 2,4-dienoyl-CoA reductase, whose product MSFPHLLEPLDLGFTQLKNRVLMGSMHTGLEEEKGGFEKLAQFYKERAIGGVGLIVTGGISPNLRGRLAPNACQLSYPWQVGKHQVVTQAVHDAGGKICMQLLHAGRYSYHPFSQAPSKIKSPITPFTPSAMSSRQVRSTIKDYASSAALAQKAGYDGVEVMGSEGYLINQFVSSRTNVRDDEWGGSFDNRIKFPLEIVRSIRKRVGDNFIIIFRLSMLDLVDNGSSWDEVVELAKLLEKAGVTIINTGIGWHEARVPTIATSVPRGGFAWVTERLKREMTIPLVATNRINTPEIAEHIIESGQADMVSMARPFLADADFVNKAAADTPELINTCIGCNQACLDHTFALKRATCLVNPRACYETELNFTPTPKKKRIAVMGAGPAGMAFSVYAATRGHEVVLFEAKSEVGGQFNLARKIPGKEEFNETIRYFINQMKLHKVELRLNTRLDASVIRDEQFDEIVMSSGVVPRSINLPGFDDPKVVNYQQVLNGEVTLGERVALIGAGGIGFDMAHYLCEPESTTLQPDKWLKQWGIDKGYSERGGLIEPVEASEHRDIYLLQRKTSKMGKGLGKTTGWIHRLVLKKHQVKMKTGVNYRKFDEQGLHITIGEQDEILAVDNVVLCAGQVSNLTLLEEMQNTGLPVHLIGGADVAAELDAKRAIRQGAELAIKL is encoded by the coding sequence ATGTCGTTTCCGCATTTATTAGAACCCTTAGATCTTGGCTTTACTCAGTTAAAAAACCGTGTGCTTATGGGATCCATGCATACAGGCCTAGAGGAAGAAAAGGGCGGTTTTGAGAAACTAGCACAGTTTTACAAAGAGCGAGCCATTGGTGGTGTAGGGCTCATTGTTACTGGCGGGATCTCGCCCAATTTACGGGGACGACTGGCGCCAAATGCTTGCCAACTCAGTTATCCGTGGCAAGTGGGTAAACACCAAGTGGTTACTCAGGCTGTTCATGATGCGGGTGGCAAAATTTGTATGCAACTTCTACATGCCGGTCGATATAGTTATCATCCTTTTTCTCAAGCACCGAGTAAAATTAAATCCCCCATTACGCCCTTTACGCCTTCGGCAATGTCATCCAGACAAGTTCGCAGTACGATAAAAGATTACGCCTCATCGGCTGCTTTGGCACAAAAGGCGGGTTATGACGGTGTTGAGGTGATGGGATCAGAAGGTTATCTGATTAATCAGTTTGTCTCATCTCGTACCAATGTGCGAGACGATGAATGGGGCGGTAGTTTCGATAATCGCATTAAGTTTCCACTAGAGATTGTCCGCAGTATCAGAAAGCGCGTCGGTGATAACTTTATTATTATCTTTAGATTATCGATGTTGGATCTTGTTGATAATGGTTCTAGTTGGGATGAAGTGGTTGAACTTGCTAAGTTACTAGAAAAAGCGGGTGTGACCATTATCAACACTGGGATCGGCTGGCACGAAGCGAGAGTACCTACGATTGCGACTAGTGTGCCAAGAGGTGGTTTTGCTTGGGTAACTGAGCGACTCAAGCGAGAGATGACTATTCCGCTTGTGGCAACCAATCGAATAAATACGCCAGAGATTGCCGAGCATATTATCGAATCGGGTCAAGCAGATATGGTTTCTATGGCGAGACCTTTCTTAGCCGATGCCGATTTTGTTAACAAGGCCGCTGCTGACACTCCTGAGCTTATTAATACCTGTATAGGGTGTAATCAGGCTTGCCTTGATCATACTTTTGCACTTAAACGTGCAACCTGCTTGGTTAATCCAAGGGCGTGTTATGAGACTGAACTGAATTTTACACCCACGCCTAAAAAGAAGCGCATAGCTGTGATGGGAGCTGGACCTGCTGGTATGGCGTTCTCGGTTTATGCTGCGACTCGAGGACATGAAGTGGTGCTATTTGAAGCTAAGTCTGAAGTGGGCGGACAGTTTAATCTAGCACGAAAAATTCCGGGTAAAGAGGAGTTTAATGAGACTATACGTTACTTCATCAATCAGATGAAACTACATAAGGTTGAACTGCGTCTTAATACCAGGCTTGATGCTTCTGTGATTAGGGATGAGCAATTTGATGAAATAGTCATGTCATCGGGTGTGGTACCTAGGAGCATAAACCTCCCCGGTTTCGATGATCCTAAAGTGGTGAACTACCAGCAAGTGCTTAATGGTGAAGTCACACTTGGCGAGCGCGTTGCTTTGATCGGAGCTGGCGGCATCGGTTTCGATATGGCGCATTATCTCTGTGAGCCAGAATCAACCACATTGCAACCAGATAAGTGGTTAAAGCAGTGGGGGATCGATAAGGGCTATTCTGAGCGTGGCGGGTTAATTGAGCCGGTTGAAGCCAGTGAGCATCGGGATATCTATCTGTTACAACGTAAAACGAGCAAGATGGGTAAAGGCTTAGGTAAGACTACAGGCTGGATACATAGGTTGGTACTGAAAAAACATCAAGTTAAGATGAAAACTGGCGTTAACTATCGTAAGTTCGATGAACAAGGTTTACACATTACCATTGGTGAACAAGATGAAATCTTGGCTGTGGATAATGTGGTGTTATGTGCAGGGCAAGTCTCTAACCTTACGCTTCTTGAAGAGATGCAAAATACGGGGTTACCTGTTCATCTGATCGGTGGTGCTGATGTCGCTGCAGAACTTGATGCTAAGCGCGCAATTCGTCAAGGTGCTGAGTTAGCGATAAAGCTTTAG
- the yfaE gene encoding class I ribonucleotide reductase maintenance protein YfaE: MKASLKTLTFNPRCLKAPIVSLQGQPVLLFTQQHTSLLMALEQKKVKLFSECRNGYCGACKTKIISGSVIYHAEPLVHLEKDECLPCCCSPSSDLNLELSPQGIKLAQRSQLAHPTPETQNQKPDSQISDPETV; encoded by the coding sequence ATGAAAGCGAGTTTGAAGACTTTGACCTTTAACCCTCGCTGTTTAAAAGCCCCAATCGTTAGTCTACAAGGCCAACCTGTGTTGCTGTTTACTCAGCAGCACACAAGTTTGTTGATGGCGTTGGAGCAGAAGAAAGTGAAGCTGTTTTCCGAGTGTCGTAATGGATATTGCGGCGCTTGTAAGACCAAGATAATCAGTGGTTCGGTAATTTATCATGCTGAGCCGTTGGTGCATCTCGAAAAAGATGAATGCCTTCCCTGTTGTTGCAGTCCCAGCTCAGATCTCAATCTCGAGCTTTCTCCACAAGGCATCAAGCTTGCGCAGCGAAGTCAATTAGCTCATCCGACTCCTGAAACTCAAAACCAAAAACCTGATAGCCAGATATCCGATCCTGAGACGGTATAG
- the nrdB gene encoding class Ia ribonucleoside-diphosphate reductase subunit beta, whose protein sequence is MAYSTFCQTPNDARLEPMFLGQSVNVARYDVQKYEVFEKLIEKQLSFFWRPEEVDVSKDKIDYAALPDHEKHIFISNLKYQTLLDSIQGRSPNVAFLPLVSLPELETWIETWSFSETIHSRSYTHIIRNIVNDPSIVFDDIVENEEILKRATDIAAYYDVLIKLTQAFHLLGEGTHLIDGKELIVTKREIKKALYLCMMSVNVLEAIRFYVSFACSFAFAERNVMEGNAKIIRLIARDEALHLNSTQHIIKIMQAGKDDPEMGEIAKECEQQAYDIFVKAAEQEKEWAKYLFKDGSMIGLNEPILCQYVEFITNERMKSVNLTQPYPQITNPLPWMKTWLESDSVQVAPQEVEVSSYLVGQIDASIDESEFEDFDL, encoded by the coding sequence ATGGCCTATTCTACTTTTTGTCAAACACCTAATGATGCCCGTCTTGAACCTATGTTTTTAGGGCAGTCCGTCAACGTCGCGCGTTATGACGTACAAAAATATGAAGTGTTTGAAAAATTGATTGAAAAACAACTTTCATTTTTTTGGCGTCCAGAAGAAGTTGACGTCAGTAAAGACAAGATTGATTATGCAGCCCTTCCTGATCATGAAAAGCACATTTTCATCTCAAACTTAAAATACCAGACGCTACTTGATTCAATTCAAGGACGCTCACCTAACGTTGCTTTCCTGCCATTGGTATCACTGCCTGAGCTTGAAACCTGGATTGAAACCTGGTCATTTTCTGAAACCATTCACTCACGCTCATACACTCACATCATTCGTAATATCGTCAATGATCCTTCAATTGTCTTCGATGATATTGTTGAGAATGAGGAGATCTTAAAGCGTGCCACTGATATTGCTGCGTATTATGATGTGTTGATTAAATTAACACAGGCCTTTCACCTATTAGGCGAAGGGACTCATCTTATCGATGGCAAAGAGCTCATAGTAACTAAACGAGAGATCAAAAAGGCGCTCTACTTGTGCATGATGTCGGTTAACGTACTTGAAGCAATCCGCTTCTATGTTAGCTTCGCTTGCTCTTTTGCATTTGCAGAGCGTAACGTCATGGAAGGTAACGCCAAAATCATTCGCTTAATTGCCCGTGATGAAGCTTTGCATCTAAACAGTACTCAGCACATCATTAAAATAATGCAAGCGGGTAAAGATGATCCTGAGATGGGTGAAATAGCAAAAGAGTGTGAGCAGCAAGCTTACGATATTTTTGTTAAAGCCGCTGAGCAGGAAAAAGAGTGGGCAAAATACCTGTTTAAAGATGGTTCTATGATAGGCCTGAATGAGCCGATTTTATGTCAGTATGTCGAATTCATTACTAACGAACGGATGAAGTCGGTTAATTTAACGCAGCCATATCCACAAATAACTAATCCACTTCCTTGGATGAAAACCTGGTTAGAGAGTGATTCTGTTCAAGTTGCCCCACAAGAAGTAGAGGTCTCATCTTATCTTGTTGGTCAGATTGATGCATCCATCGATGAAAGCGAGTTTGAAGACTTTGACCTTTAA